Proteins encoded in a region of the Enterococcus gilvus ATCC BAA-350 genome:
- a CDS encoding M15 family metallopeptidase yields the protein MKKTVGLLSVIIMIGMTAYSLFYSAPAETDAQKATATTYSFEKKTAAKKKNAVQEALPNSNAKDWNLVLVGPKNKIENEVPESQLATLSDNSHQVDSRIAKDYEAFSEAATKAGFPLVIVSAFRSVESQKEVFETNVNGLVSGNGMSEEEATAKTKETITEPGYSEHHTGLAVDIVDQNWYNSYSTQVLDASYGDQPGAKWIAENAPKYGFIIRYPKDRQDITGITYEPWHIRYVGKKNAEYITEHHLTLEEFLKQLSAK from the coding sequence TTGAAAAAAACAGTAGGACTACTTTCAGTCATAATTATGATCGGAATGACCGCGTATTCACTTTTTTATAGTGCACCTGCTGAGACAGATGCTCAAAAAGCGACGGCAACGACCTATTCATTCGAAAAGAAAACGGCTGCTAAGAAGAAGAATGCTGTGCAAGAAGCGCTGCCTAATTCTAATGCAAAAGATTGGAATCTTGTGTTAGTAGGCCCAAAAAATAAAATAGAGAATGAAGTTCCTGAAAGTCAGTTGGCTACATTATCAGATAACAGTCATCAAGTCGACAGTCGCATCGCGAAAGATTATGAAGCTTTTTCCGAAGCGGCAACAAAAGCAGGATTCCCTTTAGTCATCGTCTCAGCATTTCGTTCTGTGGAGTCTCAAAAAGAGGTTTTTGAGACAAATGTCAATGGATTGGTGAGTGGGAATGGGATGAGCGAAGAAGAAGCAACTGCGAAAACCAAGGAAACCATTACCGAACCTGGCTATAGTGAGCACCATACGGGTCTTGCAGTAGATATCGTCGATCAAAATTGGTATAACTCCTATTCAACTCAAGTATTAGATGCTTCTTACGGGGATCAACCTGGAGCAAAATGGATCGCTGAGAACGCACCAAAATATGGATTTATCATTCGCTATCCAAAAGATCGCCAAGACATCACTGGTATCACGTATGAGCCGTGGCATATTCGATATGTAGGCAAGAAAAATGCGGAATATATCACGGAACATCATTTAACTTTAGAAGAATTTTTGAAACAGTTATCAGCTAAATAA
- a CDS encoding glycoside hydrolase family 73 protein gives MPKKNYKKRKSNLSIPLIFAGILIIGVAFVFSLHSLSDFGVEDTQKEENLSRQEFVEKLAPHAKELQQGYGVLPSIILGQAILESNWGQSQLASEYKNLFGIKASGNQPKISLETKEYMNEQWITIQGDFKVYSTWEESLDDHTMLFVNGTNWNPQLYAGVLTATDYKQAAQALQTAGYATDPDYANKIISVIETYNLDRYDHS, from the coding sequence ATGCCTAAGAAAAATTATAAAAAACGGAAGTCCAATCTATCGATCCCGCTGATTTTTGCGGGAATCTTGATTATTGGGGTAGCTTTCGTTTTTTCTTTACATTCACTATCAGATTTTGGCGTAGAGGATACTCAAAAGGAAGAAAATTTGTCTCGGCAAGAATTTGTTGAAAAGTTGGCACCACATGCGAAGGAATTGCAACAAGGCTATGGTGTCCTGCCAAGTATCATCTTAGGTCAAGCTATTCTAGAATCTAATTGGGGACAATCACAATTGGCAAGTGAATACAAAAATCTATTTGGTATTAAAGCCTCTGGAAATCAACCAAAAATCAGCCTTGAAACAAAGGAATATATGAATGAGCAGTGGATTACTATCCAAGGAGATTTTAAAGTTTATTCTACATGGGAAGAATCTTTAGATGACCATACCATGCTTTTTGTAAATGGGACAAATTGGAATCCTCAGCTTTACGCGGGTGTTTTAACAGCGACGGATTATAAACAGGCGGCTCAAGCATTGCAAACTGCTGGGTATGCGACAGATCCCGATTATGCAAATAAAATTATATCCGTGATTGAAACGTATAACTTGGATAGATACGATCATTCATAG
- a CDS encoding Gfo/Idh/MocA family protein, translating to MTELQWGIVGLGDIAHDFAENFNQTTSSLTACASRTLEKAEKFAKEYGIAKAYGSYQEMLADEAISIIYIAVPNRQHHQHIIQALEAGKHVLCEKAITMTLAELQEAIALAEKNQLILAEAMTIFNMPLYQELHTLMDSGKLGKLKMIQAPFGSYKDPDPTNRFFNPELAGGALLDIGTYAVSFARWFMSEQPTVIASTMVPFSTGVDEQSVTILQNEKQELASISLTFQAKMPKKGIVAFENGYLTVEDYPRADKAELVFNDGTKEWIESGFTSNAMNYEIENMVQMIHGERPNKSLFFTKDVIDILDQMHQKWQIEK from the coding sequence ATGACAGAATTACAATGGGGAATCGTTGGACTTGGCGATATCGCACACGATTTTGCTGAGAATTTTAACCAAACTACGAGCAGCTTGACTGCTTGTGCTTCACGGACGCTTGAAAAAGCAGAAAAATTTGCAAAAGAATATGGCATCGCGAAGGCTTATGGTAGTTATCAGGAAATGTTGGCTGATGAAGCTATCTCTATTATATATATAGCTGTGCCAAATCGCCAACATCATCAACATATTATTCAAGCTTTAGAGGCTGGAAAACATGTATTATGCGAAAAGGCGATCACTATGACCCTTGCTGAACTACAAGAAGCGATTGCGTTAGCCGAAAAGAATCAATTGATTTTGGCAGAGGCAATGACAATCTTTAACATGCCTTTGTACCAAGAACTTCATACGTTAATGGACAGTGGAAAATTAGGAAAATTAAAAATGATTCAGGCTCCTTTTGGAAGCTATAAAGATCCTGATCCTACCAACCGCTTTTTCAATCCAGAATTAGCCGGCGGAGCATTACTGGACATTGGGACCTATGCCGTTTCATTTGCACGTTGGTTCATGTCTGAGCAGCCAACCGTGATCGCCTCAACGATGGTTCCTTTTTCCACGGGTGTAGATGAACAATCGGTAACGATTTTACAAAATGAGAAACAAGAGCTTGCCTCGATCAGCTTAACCTTCCAAGCGAAAATGCCTAAAAAAGGAATCGTTGCTTTTGAAAATGGCTACCTTACTGTCGAAGATTATCCACGCGCTGATAAAGCGGAACTAGTTTTTAACGATGGAACAAAAGAATGGATTGAATCTGGCTTTACCAGTAATGCCATGAACTATGAAATTGAGAACATGGTTCAAATGATTCACGGGGAAAGACCAAATAAGTCCCTCTTTTTTACGAAAGATGTGATTGACATTCTAGATCAGATGCACCAAAAATGGCAAATAGAGAAATAA
- a CDS encoding nucleoside 2-deoxyribosyltransferase, which yields MTTSKHIYFAAPLFAQSDLFYNDYLVKKIREIDKELTIYLPQENAGINDKSAYADSKMIALADTEEVLKSDLMVALLDGLTIDAGVASEIGVAYAKGIPIIALYTDSRQQGADNQQKIAALQTPAENQFHYLNLYTVGLIKLNGVIVSNEPALLENIKSFLEGSDWRDL from the coding sequence GTGACTACTTCTAAACATATATATTTTGCTGCTCCTTTATTTGCGCAGAGTGACTTATTCTACAATGATTATTTAGTTAAAAAAATTCGCGAAATTGATAAAGAGTTAACAATCTATTTACCGCAGGAAAATGCGGGAATCAATGACAAATCAGCATATGCCGATAGTAAGATGATCGCCTTGGCTGATACTGAGGAAGTTTTAAAAAGTGATTTGATGGTCGCTTTATTAGATGGCCTGACGATTGATGCTGGTGTTGCCTCAGAAATCGGTGTTGCCTATGCTAAAGGAATTCCAATCATCGCGCTATACACAGATTCGCGTCAACAAGGCGCCGACAACCAGCAGAAAATAGCGGCATTACAAACACCCGCAGAAAATCAATTTCATTATTTGAACCTTTATACAGTCGGGCTTATTAAATTGAATGGTGTCATTGTCAGCAATGAACCTGCCCTGCTGGAGAACATCAAATCGTTTTTAGAAGGTAGTGATTGGCGTGACTTATAA
- a CDS encoding HAD family hydrolase → MKGVSNLIETVVFDIDDTIYDQQEPFRKAVQKLFPLVTEEDMLPLYTRFRVHSDANFNKVITQEWTLEYMRSHRISQSLKDLDYPHITDDEALHFQEVYEAELDAITMHREVEKTLDFLKRKKVPVSIITNGPTDHQYKKILQLGLLNWVNEENIIISQATGYEKPDVEIFDLGKKQFSLNPENSLYVGDNFNNDVIGSKRAGWQSLWLNHRNRQLPKGTTQIQDIELKSFDQLLPTFKTIFAS, encoded by the coding sequence ATGAAAGGCGTGTCGAATTTGATTGAAACTGTCGTATTTGATATCGATGATACAATTTACGATCAACAAGAACCATTTCGAAAAGCAGTCCAAAAATTGTTTCCTTTAGTTACTGAAGAAGATATGCTCCCGCTTTATACCCGTTTTCGTGTGCATAGTGATGCAAACTTTAACAAAGTCATTACTCAAGAATGGACACTGGAGTATATGCGTTCTCATCGTATCAGTCAATCATTAAAAGATTTGGATTATCCGCATATTACTGATGACGAAGCGCTGCATTTCCAAGAGGTTTATGAGGCTGAATTAGATGCTATCACCATGCATCGAGAAGTTGAAAAAACACTGGATTTTTTAAAAAGAAAAAAAGTACCCGTTAGTATTATCACCAACGGTCCAACGGATCATCAATACAAAAAGATTTTACAATTAGGTCTGTTGAATTGGGTCAATGAGGAAAACATCATCATCTCTCAAGCGACCGGCTATGAAAAACCAGACGTTGAAATTTTCGATTTAGGCAAGAAGCAGTTCTCCTTAAATCCTGAAAATTCTTTATATGTCGGAGACAATTTCAACAACGACGTGATTGGTTCAAAACGTGCTGGCTGGCAATCGCTTTGGCTCAACCATAGAAATCGACAATTACCAAAAGGAACAACCCAAATTCAAGACATAGAACTTAAATCATTTGATCAATTATTGCCAACGTTTAAAACTATTTTTGCATCGTAG
- a CDS encoding GNAT family N-acetyltransferase has product MENDFKQQLVLKPVGEEYLAQYDELLSYVFQVTESDIENSGYENKREMVRAKKPVLEQSKVFGWFHDENLISQIAIYPCEVNIHGKLFDMGGITGVGTYPEYANHGLMKDLIEKALIQMRQDQQWISYLYPYNIPYYRRKGWEIMSDKLSFKIKDTQLPKQVDLPGIVERKEVDDPDVYKVYDEFALNNHGAMIRKELNWEEYWRFENEEERIAAVYYDEHKKPTGVLFYWISDEVFHIKEMFYLNQEARNGLWNFISAHFSMIYWVEGDIYKNEPLSFLLDDSEITETIAPFFMARIVDVKQFLLEYPFEKSVEPFYFEVTDPVAKWNNSIFALSWDDKGALDISDQPKGKRIRLTIQTLTCLLMNYRRATYLARIERIEADKKAVELLESIIPDMEAYFSDYF; this is encoded by the coding sequence ATGGAAAATGACTTTAAGCAACAATTAGTCTTGAAGCCAGTCGGTGAAGAATATTTAGCTCAATACGACGAACTACTCAGCTATGTTTTTCAAGTCACCGAAAGTGATATTGAAAATAGCGGGTACGAAAACAAACGTGAAATGGTTCGGGCAAAAAAGCCTGTTTTGGAACAATCAAAAGTTTTTGGCTGGTTTCATGACGAAAATCTCATTTCACAAATCGCGATCTATCCTTGTGAAGTAAATATTCACGGAAAGCTTTTTGACATGGGAGGGATTACTGGAGTTGGGACTTATCCTGAATATGCGAACCACGGGCTTATGAAAGATTTGATCGAAAAAGCGCTGATTCAAATGCGTCAGGACCAACAGTGGATTTCCTATCTATATCCTTACAATATTCCTTATTATCGACGTAAAGGTTGGGAAATTATGTCCGATAAATTAAGCTTCAAAATAAAAGACACGCAATTACCCAAACAAGTTGATCTACCTGGAATTGTTGAACGGAAAGAGGTTGACGATCCAGATGTTTATAAGGTATACGATGAGTTTGCTTTAAATAATCACGGGGCTATGATTCGGAAAGAATTAAATTGGGAAGAATACTGGCGCTTTGAAAATGAAGAAGAACGGATTGCGGCGGTTTACTATGATGAGCATAAGAAACCAACCGGTGTTCTCTTCTACTGGATCTCTGATGAAGTTTTTCATATCAAAGAAATGTTCTACTTAAATCAAGAAGCACGAAACGGATTGTGGAATTTCATCAGTGCACACTTTTCAATGATTTATTGGGTAGAAGGTGATATTTACAAAAATGAACCTTTATCTTTTTTACTCGATGATAGCGAAATAACCGAAACGATTGCCCCTTTTTTTATGGCACGCATTGTTGATGTAAAACAATTTTTATTGGAATACCCGTTTGAAAAATCTGTGGAGCCCTTCTACTTTGAAGTGACTGATCCAGTTGCAAAATGGAATAACAGCATCTTTGCTTTGAGTTGGGACGACAAGGGTGCTTTGGATATCTCAGATCAACCAAAAGGGAAACGTATTCGTTTGACCATTCAAACTTTGACTTGTTTATTAATGAATTACAGACGTGCGACCTATCTTGCCCGGATCGAGCGAATTGAGGCGGATAAAAAAGCCGTTGAATTATTAGAATCAATCATACCGGATATGGAGGCTTATTTCAGTGACTACTTCTAA
- a CDS encoding pyridoxamine 5'-phosphate oxidase family protein: MRRKKRQVTDLELIKKFVEKTQVVRIALNGEKYPYVVPVNFGYEWNEEELMLFIHGAAEGKKVNMIKNDPHVAIEMDGHHRLIEGTSNAATYSYAYQSFIGFGHASFLEDLEEKRKALHVLMDHAAKGASFDEIPEAMLKRTGIIKITLASYTMKENIHPDEK; this comes from the coding sequence ATGCGTAGAAAAAAAAGACAGGTTACTGATTTAGAATTAATCAAGAAATTTGTAGAAAAAACACAAGTTGTAAGAATTGCATTGAATGGAGAAAAATATCCTTACGTTGTACCAGTAAATTTTGGATATGAATGGAACGAGGAAGAGCTAATGCTTTTTATTCATGGTGCTGCCGAAGGAAAAAAGGTAAACATGATTAAAAATGATCCACATGTTGCAATAGAAATGGATGGTCATCATAGACTGATCGAGGGAACTAGTAATGCGGCTACTTATTCTTATGCATATCAGAGTTTTATTGGTTTTGGCCATGCAAGCTTTTTAGAGGATTTGGAAGAGAAAAGAAAGGCACTTCATGTTTTAATGGATCATGCAGCAAAAGGGGCCAGTTTTGACGAAATACCAGAAGCTATGTTGAAACGTACGGGCATTATCAAAATAACGCTAGCTTCCTATACGATGAAGGAAAATATCCATCCAGATGAAAAATAA